The following are encoded in a window of Bacteroidota bacterium genomic DNA:
- a CDS encoding NADH-quinone oxidoreductase subunit C, with amino-acid sequence MSASTPFALGANATSLPWEKVPVWQPEEFVRTTAYELARGARLCAWFGVTEGSATRLVAVLAFDVDNTLAVARSTPFTGGYPSLTMSHPQAHLFEREVWEQHGLIPEGHPWLRLVRETNGNAPANGEFFRVDGPEIHEVAVGPIHAGVIEPGHFRFQCNGEEVLHLEIALGYQHRGVEEALTGGPHLSTMSQIETVAGDTTIAHSTGYASILESLAGIEAPLRGQWLRAIALELERMANHVGDMGALAGDVAFLPTMSACGKIRGDILNLTALICGNRFGRGLVRPGGCRLDLEPERAAQLVERFEIALSEIEQALGWFWDAASVRTRFENVGVVSSSQATDIGMVGPAARACGLVRDVRYDHPIGWHRFAQVPVAVWPGGDVFSRAMVRSLEVQRSGEYLRAQLAAPVDGDVRCELPAPTPDTIAVTLIEGWRGEVCHVVLTDAAGRFRRYKIIDPSFHNWTGLTLATRGAAISDFPICNKSFNLSYCGFDL; translated from the coding sequence ATGAGCGCTTCCACACCATTTGCCTTAGGGGCTAATGCTACCAGCCTTCCATGGGAAAAAGTCCCCGTCTGGCAGCCAGAGGAATTTGTACGCACGACAGCATACGAACTGGCGCGCGGCGCACGCTTGTGTGCATGGTTCGGCGTGACCGAAGGCTCAGCAACGCGTCTCGTTGCAGTGCTTGCGTTCGATGTTGATAACACGCTTGCCGTCGCTCGGAGTACGCCGTTCACGGGTGGGTACCCCTCACTAACTATGTCGCACCCGCAGGCTCATTTGTTTGAACGCGAAGTCTGGGAGCAACACGGTCTTATTCCGGAAGGGCATCCATGGCTCAGGCTTGTCCGCGAGACTAATGGGAACGCACCGGCAAACGGAGAATTTTTTCGAGTCGACGGTCCTGAAATACACGAAGTTGCTGTTGGCCCGATCCATGCGGGTGTCATCGAACCGGGCCACTTTCGATTTCAGTGCAATGGAGAAGAAGTGCTGCACTTGGAAATCGCGCTCGGTTACCAGCATCGTGGGGTAGAGGAGGCCCTGACTGGCGGTCCGCATCTTTCGACTATGAGCCAGATCGAGACGGTGGCAGGGGATACCACTATCGCCCATTCGACTGGATACGCGTCCATACTAGAATCGCTCGCAGGGATCGAAGCTCCGTTGCGTGGGCAGTGGCTTCGAGCAATTGCTCTCGAACTCGAACGAATGGCCAATCACGTCGGCGACATGGGTGCACTGGCTGGTGACGTTGCGTTTCTGCCAACAATGTCGGCGTGCGGCAAAATTCGTGGTGACATTCTCAATCTCACTGCTCTTATTTGCGGCAACCGGTTTGGGCGCGGTCTCGTGCGACCCGGTGGTTGCCGTCTCGATCTCGAACCCGAACGCGCCGCTCAACTGGTTGAACGTTTCGAAATCGCGCTCAGTGAGATCGAACAGGCTCTCGGCTGGTTTTGGGACGCTGCTTCCGTCCGAACGCGATTTGAAAATGTTGGCGTTGTCTCCTCATCACAGGCCACTGATATTGGAATGGTTGGTCCGGCGGCGCGGGCTTGTGGATTGGTGCGTGACGTTCGTTACGATCATCCAATTGGCTGGCATCGCTTTGCTCAGGTTCCAGTTGCAGTCTGGCCGGGTGGTGACGTGTTTTCGCGCGCGATGGTGCGCTCATTGGAAGTCCAACGTTCCGGCGAATACCTTCGCGCACAACTTGCCGCTCCAGTTGATGGTGATGTGCGATGCGAACTCCCTGCTCCCACACCGGATACAATTGCCGTTACACTCATCGAAGGCTGGCGTGGCGAAGTCTGCCATGTGGTGCTGACGGACGCCGCCGGCCGATTTCGCCGCTATAAGATTATCGATCCTTCATTCCACAATTGGACGGGACTGACGTTAGCGACGCGTGGCGCGGCGATCTCGGATTTCCCAATTTGCAACAAGAGCTTTAACCTCTCCTATTGCGGCTTTGATTTATGA
- the nuoB gene encoding NADH-quinone oxidoreductase subunit NuoB: MFVIDTVAHRLKSGCETMAYPDGPAPALPDRHGGTLRVDAGKCTDGCSACISVCPTKAITRTLGSPVALDLGRCIFCSACVEVCPPNAITQTGDHRMAVRHREDLILGDPGREEIRLATALDEKMRQLFGRSLRLRVVSAGGCGGCEADVNVLSTIGWDISRFGIQYVASPRHADGLLITGCVSKNMELALKKAWDAVPEPKIVIAVGACAIAGGPFVGNPQILNGATSVVPVDLYIPGCPPHPLTILDGLLRLLDRLEKT; this comes from the coding sequence ATGTTTGTCATTGATACCGTCGCGCATCGTCTGAAGAGCGGCTGCGAAACCATGGCCTATCCAGATGGCCCGGCGCCCGCGCTGCCTGACCGTCATGGCGGTACACTTAGGGTGGATGCTGGCAAATGTACCGACGGTTGCAGCGCTTGCATCTCCGTTTGTCCGACCAAAGCGATCACGCGCACGCTCGGGTCTCCGGTCGCTCTTGATCTCGGTCGCTGCATTTTCTGCTCCGCATGTGTAGAGGTCTGTCCACCAAACGCCATCACGCAAACCGGGGATCATCGCATGGCCGTGCGTCATCGTGAAGATCTCATTCTCGGCGATCCCGGCCGCGAAGAGATTCGTCTCGCAACTGCTCTCGACGAAAAAATGCGTCAGTTATTTGGCCGTTCGTTGCGTTTACGTGTGGTGAGTGCCGGTGGTTGTGGCGGCTGCGAAGCAGACGTCAACGTGCTTAGTACCATCGGGTGGGATATCAGTCGCTTCGGGATCCAATATGTGGCTTCACCACGTCATGCAGACGGCCTGCTTATCACCGGTTGCGTTTCAAAGAACATGGAACTCGCCTTGAAGAAGGCCTGGGATGCAGTGCCCGAGCCAAAGATTGTCATCGCAGTTGGCGCGTGCGCGATTGCCGGTGGCCCCTTCGTTGGCAATCCGCAAATCCTTAATGGCGCGACCTCCGTCGTGCCTGTCGATCTCTACATCCCCGGCTGTCCACCGCATCCACTGACTATCCTCGATGGCCTGCTGCGCCTGCTTGATCGGTTGGAAAAGACCTGA
- a CDS encoding NADH-quinone oxidoreductase subunit H, whose product MHALIPMLGIVLRLAVWLLLAPLLPGIINKVKAWVAGRRGPPVFQLYYDLAKLWRKGVVMSSLASPGFIAGPAIAWVALIGAAMLMPLGPVGCAVSFPGDVLLLIYLLALARFCTVWAAMETGSAFEGMGAVREVSYAVLAEVAIIAAVLSLSVETGSVTLVTMLSPSLGAGAVLLAAGIFTVLLAENCRVPFDDPNTHLELTMIHEVMVLDHSGPPLAVVLHGASIKLLLFTVLLVQAVLPMREFTVLGAVGVLAAGVLVVTVSVGFIESLLARLAFRRVPLLLTTAILFCLFALLVAWKGGVE is encoded by the coding sequence ATGCACGCACTGATTCCCATGCTCGGTATCGTCCTGCGACTCGCAGTATGGTTGTTGTTGGCGCCGTTGCTACCAGGCATTATCAATAAGGTGAAAGCGTGGGTTGCGGGCCGCCGAGGACCACCGGTATTCCAGTTGTACTACGATCTCGCGAAGCTATGGCGTAAAGGTGTGGTGATGAGCAGTCTTGCATCGCCGGGTTTCATCGCCGGACCTGCGATAGCATGGGTGGCATTGATCGGAGCAGCAATGCTAATGCCACTTGGGCCAGTGGGATGCGCAGTTAGCTTCCCCGGCGATGTGCTATTGCTGATCTACCTATTAGCGCTTGCGCGATTTTGCACGGTTTGGGCTGCGATGGAAACCGGCTCGGCCTTCGAAGGCATGGGTGCCGTGAGAGAGGTCAGCTATGCGGTGCTTGCGGAAGTTGCTATCATCGCAGCGGTGCTATCACTAAGCGTCGAGACCGGAAGTGTTACGCTGGTCACAATGCTATCGCCCTCGCTCGGTGCAGGAGCGGTTTTGTTGGCGGCAGGAATATTCACCGTGTTACTTGCGGAGAATTGTCGCGTGCCATTCGATGACCCCAACACGCATCTCGAATTGACGATGATCCACGAAGTCATGGTGCTCGATCACAGTGGGCCACCGCTCGCTGTCGTATTACACGGCGCATCCATCAAACTTCTTCTCTTTACGGTGCTGCTCGTTCAAGCGGTGTTGCCGATGCGTGAGTTCACAGTGCTCGGTGCGGTCGGGGTTTTGGCGGCGGGTGTTTTGGTGGTAACGGTCAGCGTGGGCTTCATAGAGTCTTTGCTCGCAAGGCTCGCGTTTCGCCGCGTGCCGCTCCTGCTCACAACGGCAATTCTGTTCTGTTTATTCGCGCTGCTGGTTGCATGGAAAGGCGGTGTTGAATGA
- a CDS encoding PTS sugar transporter subunit IIA, whose amino-acid sequence MYLNLIQIAESFGVSEAVVDGWIRHEGLPHTPDRGRLLFDRAQVADWAAKRGLAAKAGFLAPETSSLGTRLRLGTLLRTGGIWRDIPAVEVQAVFERVVTTLPGATPPVRQLLVQRVRLKGGVTIAPVGGGFALPHLSERITLGRESGTVAFIFLRDALPAADASPDGVPITRLCFFIAPSPRGHLDLLGRLSRGLTRGPLRELILKGASDNEILQAVDTLDASIDSLASA is encoded by the coding sequence ATGTATCTGAACCTCATCCAAATTGCTGAGTCATTCGGAGTTTCCGAGGCCGTCGTTGACGGCTGGATTCGGCACGAAGGGTTGCCTCACACACCGGATCGGGGCCGGCTATTATTCGATCGCGCCCAGGTGGCGGATTGGGCGGCCAAACGTGGACTCGCCGCGAAAGCGGGTTTTCTGGCACCTGAAACCTCCTCACTGGGGACGCGTTTGCGACTCGGGACCCTACTGCGCACTGGTGGTATCTGGCGGGATATACCGGCAGTGGAGGTGCAGGCGGTGTTCGAGCGAGTCGTCACCACCTTGCCCGGAGCGACTCCACCCGTCCGGCAACTGCTCGTTCAGCGGGTGCGCTTGAAAGGTGGCGTGACAATCGCGCCCGTTGGTGGTGGATTTGCTTTGCCGCATCTGAGCGAACGAATCACCCTTGGCCGCGAATCCGGCACAGTGGCGTTCATTTTCTTGCGCGATGCACTCCCTGCTGCCGACGCGTCTCCTGATGGCGTGCCGATTACGCGGCTGTGTTTCTTCATTGCACCCTCGCCGCGCGGACACCTTGATCTCCTGGGACGATTGAGTCGTGGATTGACTCGAGGGCCGTTGCGCGAACTGATCCTCAAGGGCGCATCCGACAATGAGATTCTCCAGGCGGTGGACACACTGGATGCGTCGATCGACTCATTAGCTTCAGCGTAA
- a CDS encoding hydrogenase gives MSNGTWMIGHPDLNLLIGLAMGLNLLALGSSRLPSMIRSMSVQGMLLGLMPLLLEAGNLDWRIFLVALATIVGKGFVIPGLLRRAMRAANIERDIQPFLGYVPSLLLGAAGTIAAVALARALPLLPEHSGSLLVPGAIASVLTGFILMIGRVRAISQVCGYLILENGIYLFGLLLIHSTPLLVESGILLDLTVGVFIIGLIVDRIQRAFDSLDTRKLNTLRE, from the coding sequence ATGAGCAACGGAACGTGGATGATCGGTCATCCAGATCTGAATCTCCTGATCGGCCTGGCGATGGGGTTAAATTTGCTCGCGCTCGGCAGCAGCCGGTTGCCATCGATGATCCGCTCCATGTCCGTGCAAGGGATGTTGCTGGGGCTCATGCCGCTCCTGTTGGAGGCCGGCAATCTCGACTGGCGAATATTCTTGGTCGCACTGGCCACGATCGTTGGTAAGGGCTTCGTAATTCCCGGTCTGTTGCGGCGCGCGATGCGAGCCGCGAACATCGAGCGCGATATCCAACCGTTTCTCGGTTATGTGCCATCACTGTTGCTCGGCGCCGCTGGGACGATCGCGGCGGTGGCGCTCGCGCGTGCACTACCGCTGTTGCCGGAACATTCGGGGTCACTTCTGGTGCCCGGAGCGATTGCCTCAGTATTGACTGGTTTCATTTTGATGATTGGCAGGGTTCGTGCCATCTCGCAAGTCTGCGGATACCTAATTCTGGAAAATGGCATTTATCTATTCGGTCTGCTGCTCATTCACTCGACTCCGTTGCTGGTTGAGTCCGGGATCTTACTGGATCTCACGGTGGGTGTGTTCATTATCGGCCTCATTGTTGACCGCATCCAGCGTGCGTTCGATTCATTGGACACCCGCAAACTTAACACGCTCCGCGAATGA
- a CDS encoding proton-conducting transporter membrane subunit, which yields MSNLLLIIVPLAGAAVAAVWPDNRTRPWLLPVFGIAHVVLTFWLFIDPPPVAPGDWFGFDPLARAMLPVVSLLFLVCAAYGASYLRIRSERPNRVFVALLLAILGLLSAGHQARHLGLLWITTEAVTLATVPLLHFNGTPRAFEATWKYLLVGGTGIALSLLGSFCLGYASLHGGGEGNLTFAALTAQGAGLSRPWVLTAWVLLLVGYGTKMGLAPMHTWKPDAYGEAPSIVGAILAGGVTTVAFTAILRVRAVVGAAGEGPIADRTLLIIGLFSMLVAALFLLGTRDFKRMLAYSSVEHMGILSIGAALGPAGVAAALFHVWSNGLTKGALFLSAGNIRRAAGSPSMDDVRGISILTPRSAAIFVTGMFAVTALPPFAPFFSELLVLRAALASGQGVATVVFLSCLLLAFFGMTRVVFAIVDGRPSPATRSNAERFVETAGVIAPPLALLGLSLWLGLFTPQILREAWRAAVAQLFPIP from the coding sequence ATGAGCAATCTCTTACTCATCATCGTGCCGTTGGCTGGAGCAGCCGTCGCCGCCGTGTGGCCGGACAACCGGACCCGGCCCTGGCTGCTGCCGGTCTTTGGCATTGCGCATGTCGTGTTGACGTTTTGGTTATTCATCGATCCACCGCCGGTTGCTCCGGGCGACTGGTTCGGCTTCGATCCGCTCGCGCGGGCGATGTTGCCGGTCGTCTCATTGCTGTTCCTGGTCTGTGCCGCTTATGGCGCCTCATATCTTCGTATCCGTTCGGAACGACCCAACCGTGTGTTTGTGGCATTGTTGCTGGCCATCCTTGGATTGCTTAGTGCCGGGCATCAGGCCCGGCATTTGGGACTACTCTGGATTACCACCGAAGCGGTGACGCTTGCTACCGTTCCACTCCTGCATTTCAACGGCACACCTCGTGCCTTCGAAGCGACCTGGAAATATTTGCTGGTGGGCGGCACGGGCATCGCGCTCTCCCTACTCGGTTCTTTCTGTCTTGGCTACGCTTCCTTGCACGGCGGCGGCGAGGGCAATTTGACATTTGCCGCGCTGACTGCTCAAGGTGCTGGGTTGTCGCGTCCGTGGGTCCTGACCGCATGGGTGCTGCTGCTTGTGGGTTACGGAACGAAGATGGGACTCGCACCGATGCACACATGGAAGCCCGACGCCTACGGCGAAGCGCCCAGCATTGTCGGCGCAATTCTCGCTGGTGGCGTCACCACCGTCGCATTCACCGCCATTTTGCGCGTACGCGCGGTCGTTGGCGCGGCGGGAGAAGGTCCGATCGCTGACCGGACCTTGCTCATCATCGGATTGTTTTCGATGCTGGTGGCAGCATTGTTCTTGTTGGGCACCCGCGATTTCAAACGGATGCTGGCCTATTCGAGCGTGGAACATATGGGCATTCTGAGTATCGGCGCGGCGCTCGGCCCTGCGGGCGTAGCCGCCGCACTGTTTCATGTATGGAGTAACGGCCTGACGAAGGGCGCGTTGTTTCTGAGTGCGGGCAACATCCGGCGCGCGGCTGGATCGCCCTCAATGGATGACGTGCGAGGCATATCTATACTCACGCCACGTTCGGCAGCTATCTTTGTCACCGGCATGTTTGCAGTAACAGCCTTGCCGCCGTTCGCTCCATTCTTCAGTGAGTTGTTAGTGCTGCGGGCTGCACTCGCTTCCGGGCAAGGAGTTGCTACCGTGGTGTTTCTCAGTTGCCTGTTACTCGCGTTCTTCGGAATGACCCGCGTGGTCTTTGCCATCGTCGATGGACGCCCGAGCCCCGCAACGCGCTCGAATGCAGAACGTTTCGTCGAAACCGCCGGTGTAATTGCACCGCCGCTCGCGCTGCTCGGATTATCCTTGTGGCTCGGACTTTTTACGCCGCAGATTTTGCGCGAGGCTTGGCGAGCAGCCGTCGCCCAACTTTTCCCAATACCATGA